From the genome of Sporosarcina luteola:
TCTTCTTTTACTTCTCTCATAACTGCTTCAGACACTGTTTCACCAATTTCCACATGTCCTGACGGGATTCCCCACAAACCCACATCAGCTCTTTTTTGCAATAAAACTTGATTCTCTGTGTTCAAAATAATTACAGCAACTCCAGCTTTTAAATCATCAATTTTTTTCAAATCAAAACTCCTTTCATAAAAAAACGGTCCAATTGCGATGCTGTTCTAAGAATAAAAGCGCAGTTCCTTGCTTCGGAAATGCGCCTGATTAATAGTATTCTTCATTCACAATAAAACTCCTTCTTACTGGCCCCCTGACAGTTTAGCTGCAAATTTAATAAAAGGCATCCGGGAATGCTCTACTTCCAAAATGCCTTTTATTGTTATGTTTCCATACTCTTTCTCCGCGCAAGTCCGTAATAAGATAGAAGTGCAATGATAGATGTACCAAAAATGATGACCCCCATCGGGATTGCTGTTTCCTCTCCTGCGATGCCAACGAGCGGTGCAGTGATTGAGCCTAAGATGAATGGCAATAATCCTAGCAACGCGGAAGCACTTCCTGCAATATGGCCTTGCGATTCCATCGCCAATGAAAACGAGGACGTAGCAATGATACCAATAGATGCAACGAAAAAGAAGATGGGCACAACGATTGAGAGAAGCGGGCCGTGCACAAGAACCGCAATAAGTAAAAATGCGCCTGATGTGACGGAAATAAATAATCCTGTCTGTAAGAATCGCTGTTCAGAAACGATGCCCGTTAAACGCCCGACAACTTGCGAGCCGATGATGAGTCCTATTCCATTCATGCCGAATAACACACTAAATAGTTGCGGCGAAACACCGTAAATCGTTTGATACACAAAGGGAGTACCCGCGACATAAGCGAAGATACCAGCCATGATGAACCCTTGTGCGAGTGCATAGCCCATAAAGCTACGATTTTTCAGTAATGATTGGAAGTTTTTAAATGTCTGGGTGAGATTGCTGGGGACTCGCATATCGTGCGATAATGATTCTTCCATCTTCCAAATCACAACAATGGCCAACAAAAGACCAATAATACTTAATGTGATAAATATGCCTTTCCAATCCGTAAACGCGAGAATAACTCCTCCTAGAAGAGGTGCGAGAATCGGCGCCAGGTTATTGATCAGCATGAGGAGTGCGAAAAACTTCGTTAATTCCCTTCCACTGTATACGTCCCGGACGACTGCCCTGGAGATGACAATTCCCGCAGATGCCGCAAATCCTTGCAGGAAACGAGCCGCAATGAACAATCCAATATTAGGTGCAAAGGCACAAAGGATGGAGGCGGCCAAATAAACGATCAGTGCAACGACTAACGGTTTCTTTCGTCCATGAACATCACTCATCGGACCTAGCACTAACTGTCCTAATCCAATTCCGACTAACGTCGCTGTCAGACTCACTTGTACCAAGGAAGGAGTTGTGCCAAATGCAGTAACGATTGTCGGAAATGATGGCAAATACATATCAATGGTTAAAGGGCCCATCGCTGCAAGCGCCCCTAAAAGCAGTGCCAGCTTTAAGCGCTTAGCTCCTGTTAATGTTTTCATGATGTTTTCAACCTTTCTAAGCTTAAAGGCGGCAAAT
Proteins encoded in this window:
- a CDS encoding Bcr/CflA family multidrug efflux MFS transporter, with the protein product MKTLTGAKRLKLALLLGALAAMGPLTIDMYLPSFPTIVTAFGTTPSLVQVSLTATLVGIGLGQLVLGPMSDVHGRKKPLVVALIVYLAASILCAFAPNIGLFIAARFLQGFAASAGIVISRAVVRDVYSGRELTKFFALLMLINNLAPILAPLLGGVILAFTDWKGIFITLSIIGLLLAIVVIWKMEESLSHDMRVPSNLTQTFKNFQSLLKNRSFMGYALAQGFIMAGIFAYVAGTPFVYQTIYGVSPQLFSVLFGMNGIGLIIGSQVVGRLTGIVSEQRFLQTGLFISVTSGAFLLIAVLVHGPLLSIVVPIFFFVASIGIIATSSFSLAMESQGHIAGSASALLGLLPFILGSITAPLVGIAGEETAIPMGVIIFGTSIIALLSYYGLARRKSMET